Proteins found in one Ptychodera flava strain L36383 chromosome 16, AS_Pfla_20210202, whole genome shotgun sequence genomic segment:
- the LOC139152865 gene encoding uncharacterized protein: MTKSWICNVECMGVFEHTVIVCSNDKANWSLKNWKPSLHVLLHRYGTTEAITWGTDTYFELLLYRAKSVESILQDNHSVFLVESDAVWLKNPTVLFNQYPNNDLILVANEQMEDESQRKALPALAYLNATSKTRRLWSELVGICTQKMDMYKRGISKSLSGSDMGTFNYLIRREPVKVQWLPNDKFVGGKWYGGAEYNEEIAKSIIVIHNNVIKGNDRKEERAKRWGHWFLSDDGTQCVGTPCFFIPNTWPQP; encoded by the coding sequence ATGACGAAAAGCTGGATATGTAACGTTGAGTGTATGGGAGTATTTGAACATACTGTTATTGTTTGCAGCAATGATAAAGCTAACTGGTCGCTTAAAAACTGGAAACCATCACTACACGTTCTTCTCCATCGCTACGGAACGACGGAAGCTATAACATGGGGCACAGACACTTATTTTGAATTGTTGTTGTACCGCGCCAAATCGGTTGAATCGATTCTACAAGACAACCATTCCGTTTTTCTTGTGGAATCGGATGCGGTGTGGCTGAAAAATCCGACGGTTTTGTTCAATCAGTATCCGAACAACGATCTCATTCTGGTCGCTAATGAGCAAATGGAAGACGAGAGTCAGAGAAAAGCGCTTCCCGCGTTAGCTTACTTGAATGCAACGTCAAAAACACGTCGTCTTTGGTCAGAGCTGGTTGGAATCTGTACCCAGAAGATGGATATGTACAAAAGAGGGATTTCAAAGAGTCTTAGCGGTAGCGATATGGGTACATTCAATTATCTGATCAGGAGGGAACCAGTCAAAGTGCAATGGCTACCTAACGACAAATTTGTCGGGGGAAAGTGGTATGGTGGTGCAGAATACAATGAAGAGATCGCTAAGTCAATAATAGTCATCCACAACAATGTCATAAAAGGAAACGACAGAAAAGAAGAGCGAGCGAAACGTTGGGGCCATTGGTTCCTTTCAGACGACGGCACACAATGTGTTGGCACACCATGTTTCTTCATACCAAATACGTGGCCCCAGCCCTAA
- the LOC139152866 gene encoding uncharacterized protein: MKTWNTSVVIVCFVAACSLARWLLAPCRCGKDSSVRIVYPDRKVPADFDSLVKTNSYETIHHENGLKPEATRTYNHYNDVKGASEKNIDPFPKAVETNITAIIERIGKRKSFIVLLYLNLGFLNMTKSWICNVECMGVLEHTVIVCSDDKAYWSLKNWKPSLHVLLHRYGTTEAMTWGTDSYFDFLLYRAKSVESILQDNHSVFLVESDAVWLKNPTVLFNQYLNNDLILVANEHMEDESQRKALPALAYLNATSKTRRLWSELVGICIRKMDMYKRGISKTLGGSDMGTLNYLIRREPVKVQWLPNDKFVGGKWYGGAEYNEEIAKSIIVIHNNFIQGNDRKEERAKRWGHWFLSDDGTQCVGTPCSFIPNTWPQP, from the coding sequence ATGAAAACCTGGAACACTAGTGTGGTGATCGTCTGCTTCGTGGCGGCTTGTTCCCTCGCCCGATGGCTGCTTGCGCCATGTCGATGTGGTAAAGACAGTTCAGTGCGCATCGTCTACCCAGACAGAAAAGTTCCCGCCGATTTTGACAGTCTGGTCAAAACCAATTCTTATGAAACTATACACCACGAAAATGGACTAAAACCGGAAGCAACAAGAACGTACAATCATTATAATGACGTGAAGGGAGCCAGTGAGAAAAATATTGATCCCTTTCCAAAAGCAGTGGAAACCAATATCACAGCAATAATTGAAAGAATTGGTAAACGCAAATCATTTATTGTCCTCTTGTACCTGAACCTCGGATTTTTGAACATGACGAAAAGCTGGATATGTAACGTTGAGTGTATGGGAGTATTGGAACATACTGTCATTGTCTGCAGCGATGATAAAGCTTACTGGTCGCTTAAAAACTGGAAACCATCACTACACGTACTTCTCCATCGCTATGGAACGACGGAAGCTATGACATGGGGCACAGACAGTTATTTTGACTTTCTGTTGTACCGCGCCAAATCGGTTGAATCGATTCTACAAGACAACCATTCCGTTTTTCTTGTGGAATCGGATGCAGTTTGGCTGAAAAATCCGACGGTTCTGTTCAATCAGTATCTGAACAACGATCTCATTCTGGTCGCTAATGAGCACATGGAAGACGAGAGTCAGAGAAAAGCGCTTCCCGCGTTAGCTTACTTGAATGCAACGTCAAAAACACGTCGTCTTTGGTCAGAGCTGGTTGGAATCTGTATCCGGAAGATGGATATGTACAAAAGAGGGATTTCAAAGACTCTTGGCGGCAGTGATATGGGTACATTAAATTATCTGATCAGGAGGGAACCAGTCAAAGTGCAATGGCTACCTAATGACAAATTTGTCGGGGGAAAGTGGTATGGTGGTGCAGAATACAATGAAGAGATCGCAAAGTCAATAATCGTCATCCACAACAATTTCATACAAGGAAACGACAGAAAAGAAGAGCGAGCGAAACGTTGGGGCCATTGGTTCCTTTCAGACGACGGCACACAATGTGTTGGCACACCGTGTTCCTTCATACCAAATACGTGGCCTCAGCCTTAA